The following coding sequences lie in one Silene latifolia isolate original U9 population chromosome 5, ASM4854445v1, whole genome shotgun sequence genomic window:
- the LOC141657780 gene encoding F-box protein CPR1-like: protein MSTFPVDLLTEIFLLLPAKTLLRFKVVCKLWYHLITDLHFVNLHLQRSLATKTNLHFVVRTPMLHLANFDTFENILELDYPFKHPDHGGVDVVGTCNGLLCLRQYEYFQLIIYNPTTQTNRLLPWLPREEQLGYPHGRFSFGFGFDTVSQDYKCVRIGQTYSSDPNSYYCRVMVYSFNNHSWRRGPDVPYYFYNHYSSNALLHETIHWVGAGSGDDRVPRPIVAFSLQNENFSSLTLPEINVEHYISLNVQVLDGCLCLLVSYLYDCDVWIMEEYGVGGSWKKLFNVVKHESIEHLERIVSYSSSGKGLFVRISLLQAAYLDLETMETTNVKVADFVRCLDVHLCVENLLMLDHTNYVYVEQEQGKNNGKKKGKKKRRNKKRNARF, encoded by the coding sequence atgtcGACTTTTCCCGTTGATTTGCTGACTGAAATATTCCTACTCTTGCCTGCAAAAACTCTGCTACGATTTAAGGTTGTCTGCAAATTATGGTATCATCTTATTACAGATCTTCATTTCGTTAATCTACATTTGCAACGATCTCTTGCAACCAAAACCAACCTCCACTTTGTTGTCAGAACCCCAATGCTTCATTTGGCTAATTTCGACACTTTTGAGAACATCCTTGAGCTTGATTACCCTTTCAAGCATCCTGACCATGGTggtgttgatgtggttggtaCTTGTAATGGCTTACTCTGTCTTCGCCAATATGAATACTTCCAGCTAATTATATACAACCCAACTACGCAAACAAATAGGTTACTCCCTTGGTTGCCTAGAGAGGAACAATTAGGTTACCCTCATGGGCGTTTCagttttggctttggctttgatACCGTCTCTCAGGACTACAAATGTGTTAGGATTGGTCAGACTTATTCTAGCGACCCAAATTCTTATTATTGTCGTGTCATGGTTTATAGCTTCAATAATCATTCTTGGAGAAGGGGCCCTGATgttccatattatttttataatcaTTATAGTAGCAATGCGTTGCTCCATGAAACAATACATTGGGTTGGAGCTGGTTCAGGCGATGATCGTGTGCCGCGTCCTATTGTCGCTTTTAGTTTACAAAACGAGAATTTTAGCTCTTTGACACTACCAGAGATCAATGTGGAACATTATATTTCCCTGAATGTACAAGTTTTGGATGGATGCTTGTGTCTTTTAGTCAGTTATTTATATGATTGCGATGTGTGGATCATGGAAGAGTATGGCGTGGGTGGATCATGGAAAAAGCTTTTTAATGTTGTGAAACATGAATCTATAGAGCATTTGGAAAGGATAGTCAGTTATTCAAGTAGTGGCAAGGGATTATTTGTTAGGATTTCTCTTCTTCAGGCTGCTTATCTCGACCTCGAAACGATGGAGACTACAAATGTCAAGGTTGCTGATTTTGTTAGATGCTTAGATGTCCATCTTTGTGTAGAAAATCTTCTTATGCTGGACCATACCAACTATGTTTATGTTGAGCAAGAACAAGGCAAAAACAACGGCAAGAAGAAGGgtaaaaagaagagaagaaataagAAGAGAAACGCAAG